From one Lolium rigidum isolate FL_2022 chromosome 4, APGP_CSIRO_Lrig_0.1, whole genome shotgun sequence genomic stretch:
- the LOC124705660 gene encoding uncharacterized protein LOC124705660 encodes MASTPSSSEKEVMVDPEVEKNASGETEMTTEIKKKIKIVFEVPASEVRQVMNFKPKPYTVDISDELIRRFPEMAATMYMMSVDTAPVAESFNRWMLERKEDFTRQLKAKGIVTREAEVDEDYDQEKDYAPSHRGRRRHRPGVMKKHQGVATKLN; translated from the coding sequence ATGGCAAGCACACCAAGTTCATCCGAGAAGGAGGTGATGGTGGATCCGGAAGTTGAGAAGAACGCATCCGGGGAGACAGAGATGACGACGGAGATCAAGAAAAAGATAAAGATCGTGTTTGAGGTGCCAGCCAGCGAGGTGAGGCAGGTGATGAACTTCAAGCCTAAGCCCTACACGGTGGACATATCGGACGAACTGATCAGACGTTTCCCGGAGATGGCGGCAACTATGTACATGATGTCTGTCGACACAGCACCGGTCGCCGAGAGCTTTAATAGATGGATGCTTGAGCGGAAGGAAGATTTCACCAGGCAGCTCAAGGCCAAGGGCATTGTCACCCGTGAGGCCGAGGTTGACGAGGACTATGACCAAGAGAAAGACTATGCTCCGTCACATCGAGGGCGTCGGAGGCACCGCCCGGGCGTCATGAAAAAGCATCAAGGGGTGGCGACCAAGCTTAACTAG